The proteins below are encoded in one region of Chiloscyllium punctatum isolate Juve2018m chromosome 9, sChiPun1.3, whole genome shotgun sequence:
- the LOC140481427 gene encoding uncharacterized protein, producing MIRKTTWHETILGGATYEIQLNETFGIEMKANGKDFLGCCFRISVGQGKRVELLGNKIQSFTPPDDPKVVKFIEVKDLKQTIEIETGYGDANAWVEWVKYTVKSLNKSNCYACASGQPVAQVVPFPLGWKRDRKGMKCMIALYQDENAWNDRNCTSLSLMFPPLEKKDAKAPPLFSAAVGNHTSCVRRRGTSRSKDLGELKLCTEIKNVTETEKGGHYSALKVPRADLWWDCGGKILRPTLSPDWRGICAIVQLAIPFTLAFEKENKGGKKGRGKRLLLDTSFDDRIYLDSVGVPRGVPDEFKARNQIAAGFVPALFWWVTINKNDHTLYTRAHPKVD from the coding sequence atgataaggaaaaccacatggcacgaaacaatcctgggtggggccacctatgagatacaattaaatgaaacatttgggatagaaatgaaagcaaatgggaaggatttcttgggctgttgtttccgaattagtgtaggacagggaaaacgggtagaactactgggtaataagatacaatctttcacccctcccgatgatcctaaagtagtaaaatttatagaggtaaaggacttgaaacagaccattgaaatagaaactgggtacggggatgcaaatgcctgggttgaatgggtaaagtatactgtaaaaagtctgaacaaaagcaattgctatgcatgtgcctccggtcaaccagtggcccaggtggttccctttccgctcgggtggaagcgagacaggaagggcatgaaatgtatgatagccctgtatcaggacgAGAAtgcgtggaatgataggaattgtacctccctatcactgatgttccctcccttggagaagaaagatgcaaaagctccccccctgttttctgccgcagttggaaatcacacctcgtgtgtgcgtagacgaggtacaagtcggtcgaaagatttgggggagctgaaactatgtacagagattaagaatgtcaccgaaacggagaagggagggcactactcagcattaaaggttccccgagcggatctgtggtgggactgtggaggcaaaatattgagacccacgctatctccggattggagagggatatgtgcaattgtacaattggcaattccatttaccctggcatttgagaaggaaaacaaaggagggaaaaagggaaggggtaagagattactgttagacacttctttcgatgacaggatttatcttgattcggtaggagtccctaggggagtACCGGATGAAtttaaggctcgtaaccagattgcagcaggctttgtgccagctctcttttggtgggtaacaattaataaaaatgatcataccctgtatacgagggctcacccaaaggttgattga